One Candidatus Hinthialibacter antarcticus genomic window carries:
- a CDS encoding HypC/HybG/HupF family hydrogenase formation chaperone, with the protein MCLGVPGKIIRITNDDPIYRSGEVDFSGAVKEISLAYTPDAELNDYVIVHAGFALNVIDEEEAQQVLDDLRLLGECAAQEDAP; encoded by the coding sequence ATGTGTTTAGGTGTTCCAGGCAAAATAATTCGTATCACCAACGACGACCCCATCTACCGCAGCGGCGAAGTCGATTTTAGCGGCGCGGTGAAAGAAATTTCGCTTGCCTATACGCCCGACGCCGAATTGAATGATTACGTGATCGTTCATGCGGGCTTTGCGCTCAACGTGATTGATGAAGAAGAGGCGCAGCAGGTGTTAGACGATCTTCGCCTGTTGGGCGAGTGCG